The following proteins are co-located in the Candidatus Accumulibacter cognatus genome:
- the nuoL gene encoding NADH-quinone oxidoreductase subunit L, which translates to MEMQKLYLLVPLAPLVGAIIAGLFCRVIPRWVAHTVTTGGVAIACLVSYVIFKDVMAGNTYNGPVYQWLSSGDYHFEVGFLIDQLTVTMMLVVTSVSLMVHIYTIGYMQDDPGYNRFFSYIALFTFSMLMLVMSNNFMQLFFGWEAVGLVSYLLIGFWYTRPTAIFANLKAFLVNRVGDFGFILGIGLVLAHFGTLDYAAVFAKAPELAAHTNLALFGEGQGVALMTAICILLFIGAMGKSAQVPLHVWLPDSMEGPTPISALIHAATMVTAGIFMVARMSPLFELSDTALSFVVVIGSITALFMGFLGIIQNDIKRVVAYSTLSQLGYMTVALGVSAYSVAIFHLMTHAFFKALLFLAAGSVIIGMHHDQDIRNMGGLRKYMPITWMTSLIGSLALIGTPFFAGFYSKDSIIEAVALSHIPGAGFAYVAVMAGVFVTAFYSFRMYFLVFHGQERFGKAAPHDHHAAHGKSEHHATHDEHAHPADDAHAEHHGLAPGQKPHETPWVVTLPLVMLAIPSVIIGYIAIEPMLFGDYFKGAIFIDAKAHPVVEELAHHFHGAFAMATHAVTTAVFWLAFLGVALAWFLYLKRPDIPETIKARCGFLYTLLDNKYYFDKFNDVFFAGGARLLGRGLWKGGDAGLIDGIIVNGSVHLVGWFATLVRLFQTGHIYHYAFTMIIGVFVLMTLWVTRA; encoded by the coding sequence ATGGAAATGCAAAAGCTCTACCTGCTGGTTCCTCTGGCCCCGCTGGTGGGTGCCATCATTGCTGGCCTGTTCTGCCGTGTGATTCCGCGCTGGGTGGCGCATACCGTGACTACTGGCGGGGTGGCGATCGCCTGCCTCGTGTCGTACGTGATCTTCAAGGACGTGATGGCCGGCAATACCTACAACGGCCCGGTGTACCAGTGGCTGTCGTCAGGGGACTATCATTTCGAGGTGGGTTTCCTGATCGATCAACTGACGGTCACCATGATGCTGGTAGTCACTTCCGTTTCTCTGATGGTGCATATCTACACCATCGGCTACATGCAGGACGATCCTGGATACAACCGTTTCTTCAGCTACATTGCCCTGTTCACGTTCTCGATGCTGATGCTCGTGATGAGCAACAACTTCATGCAGCTCTTTTTCGGCTGGGAGGCCGTTGGCCTGGTTTCCTACTTGCTGATCGGTTTCTGGTATACCCGGCCGACGGCGATCTTCGCCAACTTGAAAGCATTCCTGGTCAACCGCGTCGGGGACTTCGGTTTCATCCTGGGCATCGGTCTGGTGCTTGCTCACTTCGGTACACTCGATTACGCCGCTGTTTTCGCCAAGGCTCCGGAATTGGCCGCTCATACCAACCTCGCGCTGTTTGGCGAAGGCCAGGGGGTGGCGTTGATGACGGCGATCTGCATCCTGTTGTTCATCGGCGCGATGGGCAAGTCGGCGCAGGTTCCCCTGCATGTCTGGCTACCCGATTCAATGGAAGGTCCAACACCGATCTCTGCGCTGATCCATGCAGCGACGATGGTGACTGCAGGCATCTTCATGGTGGCTCGCATGTCACCCCTGTTCGAGCTTTCCGATACGGCGCTGTCCTTCGTCGTCGTCATCGGTTCGATCACGGCACTGTTCATGGGTTTCCTCGGTATCATCCAGAATGACATCAAGCGCGTCGTGGCCTATTCGACGCTTTCCCAGCTTGGTTACATGACCGTCGCGCTTGGCGTCTCTGCTTATTCCGTGGCGATCTTTCATCTGATGACGCATGCGTTCTTCAAGGCGCTGTTATTCCTCGCCGCCGGTTCGGTGATCATCGGCATGCACCATGATCAGGACATCCGCAACATGGGGGGGCTGCGCAAATATATGCCGATCACCTGGATGACCTCTCTGATCGGTTCTCTGGCACTGATCGGCACCCCTTTCTTTGCTGGCTTCTATTCCAAGGATTCGATCATTGAAGCCGTCGCCCTGTCGCACATTCCGGGCGCCGGTTTTGCCTATGTTGCCGTGATGGCTGGCGTGTTCGTCACTGCTTTTTACTCGTTCCGGATGTATTTCCTGGTGTTTCATGGCCAGGAGCGCTTCGGCAAGGCAGCACCCCATGACCATCATGCCGCGCACGGCAAATCAGAACACCATGCGACGCATGACGAGCACGCGCATCCGGCAGATGACGCGCATGCCGAGCACCATGGCCTGGCTCCAGGTCAGAAGCCGCACGAGACGCCGTGGGTGGTGACCTTGCCCCTGGTCATGCTGGCAATCCCCTCTGTGATCATCGGCTATATTGCGATCGAGCCGATGCTGTTTGGCGACTACTTCAAGGGCGCGATCTTCATTGATGCCAAGGCGCATCCGGTCGTCGAGGAACTGGCGCATCACTTCCATGGTGCTTTCGCCATGGCGACACATGCAGTCACCACTGCGGTCTTCTGGCTGGCCTTCCTCGGTGTGGCTCTGGCCTGGTTCCTGTACTTGAAGCGGCCGGACATTCCGGAAACCATCAAGGCTCGCTGCGGATTTCTATACACCCTGCTTGACAACAAATATTACTTTGACAAGTTCAACGACGTGTTCTTTGCCGGTGGCGCACGCCTGCTCGGTCGAGGACTCTGGAAGGGTGGCGACGCTGGCCTGATCGACGGCATCATCGTCAATGGTTCTGTACACCTCGTGGGCTGGTTTGCGACCCTGGTTCGTCTGTTCCAGACGGGTCACATTTACCACTACGCTTTTACGATGATTATCGGCGTGTTCGTCTTGATGACCCTGTGGGTCACGCGCGCCTGA
- the nuoE gene encoding NADH-quinone oxidoreductase subunit NuoE has translation MLTSESLKRIDREIAKYPVDQKQSAVMAALAIAQEQQGWLSSEAIEAVANYLGMAPVAAYEVATFYNMYDLKPVGKYKVSVCTNLPCMLSGGVDAGEYLQKKLGIGYNETTADGLITLKEGECMGACGDAPVMIVNNRRMCSWMNPEQIDKLLAELK, from the coding sequence ATGTTGACTTCAGAATCCCTCAAGAGAATCGATCGCGAAATTGCCAAGTACCCGGTTGACCAGAAACAGTCGGCGGTCATGGCGGCATTGGCCATCGCACAGGAACAGCAAGGCTGGCTCTCCAGCGAAGCCATCGAGGCGGTGGCCAACTACCTCGGCATGGCACCGGTTGCCGCCTACGAAGTGGCGACCTTCTACAACATGTACGATCTCAAGCCGGTTGGCAAATATAAGGTGTCGGTGTGTACCAATCTGCCATGCATGCTCAGCGGCGGCGTCGATGCCGGCGAATACCTGCAGAAAAAGCTGGGAATCGGTTATAACGAAACGACTGCCGATGGCCTGATCACGCTCAAGGAGGGTGAGTGCATGGGGGCTTGTGGCGATGCGCCGGTGATGATCGTCAATAACCGTCGCATGTGCAGTTGGATGAATCCCGAGCAAATCGACAAACTGTTGGCGGAGCTCAAGTAA
- the nuoI gene encoding NADH-quinone oxidoreductase subunit NuoI, whose product MGSMKEIFNSLLLKELLKGLSVTGRYMFARKITVQYPEEKTPQSFRFRGLHALRRYPNGEERCIACKLCEAVCPAMAITIESDQREDGSRRTTRYDIDLTKCIFCGFCEEACPVDAIVETRIFEYHGETRGDLYYTKPMLLANGDRYEAQIAEDRELDSKYR is encoded by the coding sequence ATGGGTTCGATGAAGGAAATTTTCAACAGCCTCCTGCTCAAGGAGCTGTTGAAGGGCTTGTCGGTGACCGGGCGCTACATGTTTGCCCGCAAGATCACCGTGCAGTACCCGGAAGAAAAGACACCGCAGAGCTTCCGCTTTCGCGGTCTGCACGCGCTCCGACGCTATCCAAATGGTGAGGAGCGGTGTATTGCTTGCAAGTTGTGCGAGGCAGTTTGTCCGGCGATGGCCATTACCATCGAGTCGGATCAGCGTGAGGATGGTTCGCGGAGGACTACCCGTTACGACATTGACCTGACGAAGTGCATTTTCTGTGGCTTCTGCGAAGAGGCCTGCCCGGTCGATGCCATCGTCGAAACGCGGATTTTCGAGTACCACGGGGAGACACGGGGCGACCTCTACTACACCAAGCCGATGTTGCTGGCCAATGGTGACCGCTACGAAGCGCAGATCGCTGAAGACCGCGAACTCGACTCGAAATACCGCTGA
- a CDS encoding NADH-quinone oxidoreductase subunit M produces the protein MSGTPLLSLAIWVPILAGLVVLATGSDRNAPLARMLSLMGALAGLLVTIPLYTGFDMHTPAMQFVELKTWIPRFNVNYHLGVDGISMLFVILNSFITVTVVLAGWQVIDSKVAQYNAGFLIMSGLLNGIFSALDGLLFYVFFEASLIPLYLIIGIWGGPRRVYAAFKFFLFTLFGSLLFLIALLYLFISSGGSFSILDWHQLPIGMTAQNWLFLAFLVAFAVKVPMWPVHTWLPDAHVEAPTGGSIVLAAIALKLGAYGFLRFSLPITPDASHTLAGLVIALSLIAIIYIGFVALAQEDMKKLVAYSSIAHMGFVTLGFFIFSPMGVEGALVQMISHGFVSGAMFFSIGVMYDRAHSRQIADYGGVVNMMPKFSAFFMLFAMANAGLPATSGFVGEFMVILAAVDHHFWVAFAAASTMIVGAAYTLWMYKRVVFGAVANHHVAELADINAREFLIFVLFAVGALGMGLYPQPFTEVMHSSVNELLRHVALSKIQ, from the coding sequence ATGTCAGGCACGCCGCTTCTCTCTCTTGCCATCTGGGTTCCGATTCTCGCCGGTTTGGTTGTCCTGGCGACGGGCTCCGATCGCAATGCACCGCTGGCACGGATGCTCTCGCTGATGGGGGCGCTTGCAGGCTTGTTGGTGACGATTCCGCTGTATACCGGTTTCGATATGCACACCCCGGCGATGCAGTTTGTCGAGCTGAAGACCTGGATTCCTCGTTTCAATGTTAACTACCATTTGGGTGTTGACGGCATCTCGATGCTTTTTGTCATCCTCAACAGCTTCATCACGGTGACCGTCGTCCTTGCTGGCTGGCAGGTCATCGACAGCAAGGTGGCGCAGTACAACGCGGGTTTCCTGATCATGTCGGGGTTGTTGAACGGCATTTTTTCGGCACTCGATGGCCTGCTGTTCTATGTCTTCTTTGAAGCGTCACTGATTCCACTGTACCTGATCATTGGCATCTGGGGTGGCCCGAGACGGGTGTACGCGGCATTCAAGTTCTTCCTCTTTACCCTTTTCGGTTCATTGCTCTTCCTGATCGCACTGCTGTACCTGTTCATCTCCTCCGGAGGCAGCTTCTCGATTCTCGACTGGCACCAGTTGCCGATCGGCATGACTGCGCAGAACTGGCTGTTCCTGGCCTTCCTGGTGGCGTTTGCGGTCAAGGTGCCGATGTGGCCGGTACATACCTGGTTGCCCGACGCGCACGTCGAGGCGCCGACGGGGGGATCGATCGTGCTGGCGGCGATCGCCCTTAAACTTGGCGCATATGGCTTTCTTCGTTTCTCGCTGCCGATTACCCCGGACGCTTCGCATACCCTTGCAGGCCTGGTGATTGCGCTGTCGCTGATTGCCATCATCTATATTGGCTTCGTTGCCCTCGCACAGGAGGACATGAAGAAGCTCGTCGCATATTCCTCGATTGCCCATATGGGTTTTGTGACCCTTGGGTTCTTCATCTTCAGCCCCATGGGTGTCGAAGGCGCGCTGGTGCAGATGATCTCGCACGGTTTTGTGTCGGGCGCGATGTTCTTCTCGATCGGAGTCATGTACGATCGGGCGCATTCACGGCAGATTGCGGATTACGGCGGTGTGGTCAACATGATGCCCAAATTTTCCGCATTCTTCATGCTTTTTGCGATGGCCAATGCCGGTCTGCCGGCCACCTCGGGCTTTGTTGGCGAGTTCATGGTCATTCTTGCAGCCGTCGATCACCATTTCTGGGTAGCTTTTGCCGCCGCTTCGACCATGATTGTCGGTGCTGCCTATACGCTGTGGATGTACAAGCGAGTGGTGTTTGGGGCAGTGGCCAATCACCATGTGGCCGAACTGGCCGATATCAATGCACGAGAATTTCTGATCTTTGTCCTCTTCGCCGTTGGCGCATTGGGCATGGGTCTCTATCCGCAACCCTTTACTGAAGTCATGCACAGCTCGGTCAATGAGCTGCTGCGTCACGTCGCCCTCAGCAAGATCCAATAA
- the nuoF gene encoding NADH-quinone oxidoreductase subunit NuoF, protein MLSVGLDGDKAWHLADYVKRGGYSALRRVLEQKIPQSEVINEVKKSVLRGRGGAGFPTGLKWSFMPRSFPGDKYVVCNSDEGEPGTFKDRDILRYNPHSVIEGMAIAGYAMGAARGYNYIHGEIWELYERFEAALDEARAAGFIGSDLLGSGVSFELFAHHGYGAYICGEETALLESIEGKKGQPRFKPPFPASFGLYGKPTTINNTETFASIPYIMNLGGEAYLEAGKPNNGGTKLFSVSGHVNRPGNYEIPLGTPFATLLEMAGGMRGGRKLKACIPGGSSAPVVPAATMMNATMDYDGISKAGSMLGSGAVIIMDETTCMVKALERLSFFYYEESCGQCTPCREGTSWLYKVVHRIENGQGRPGDLDLLESVTTNIMGRTICALGDAASMPVQSFIKHYRDEFAYHIEHKKCLVPVDVQRAGSGFFTATV, encoded by the coding sequence ATGCTCAGCGTCGGTCTGGACGGTGACAAGGCTTGGCACCTGGCGGATTATGTCAAGCGTGGCGGTTACTCGGCGCTACGGCGAGTTCTCGAACAAAAAATCCCACAGAGCGAGGTCATCAACGAAGTCAAGAAGTCAGTTCTGCGCGGTCGTGGCGGTGCCGGATTTCCGACGGGCCTAAAGTGGAGTTTCATGCCGCGCTCGTTTCCCGGCGACAAGTATGTGGTGTGCAATTCCGACGAAGGCGAGCCAGGCACCTTCAAGGATCGCGACATCCTGCGCTACAATCCGCATTCGGTCATCGAGGGAATGGCCATCGCAGGCTACGCGATGGGTGCTGCGCGGGGTTACAACTACATCCACGGCGAAATCTGGGAACTCTACGAGCGCTTCGAGGCAGCCCTCGATGAAGCTCGGGCCGCTGGTTTTATCGGCTCCGACCTGCTGGGCTCGGGTGTCAGTTTCGAACTCTTTGCGCATCACGGCTACGGTGCCTATATCTGCGGCGAAGAAACCGCACTGCTTGAATCGATCGAGGGCAAGAAGGGGCAGCCGCGCTTCAAGCCGCCTTTCCCCGCGTCATTCGGCCTCTATGGCAAGCCGACCACGATCAACAACACCGAAACCTTCGCCTCGATCCCGTACATCATGAATCTGGGCGGGGAGGCCTATCTCGAAGCCGGCAAGCCAAATAACGGCGGAACCAAGCTGTTCTCGGTTTCGGGTCACGTCAATCGACCAGGAAACTACGAAATTCCCCTCGGCACGCCATTTGCCACGTTGCTTGAAATGGCGGGCGGCATGCGGGGTGGCCGGAAACTGAAGGCCTGCATTCCGGGCGGTTCCTCGGCACCAGTCGTTCCCGCGGCGACGATGATGAATGCCACCATGGACTACGATGGCATCAGCAAGGCAGGTTCGATGCTGGGTTCGGGCGCGGTCATCATCATGGACGAGACGACCTGCATGGTGAAAGCACTCGAGCGGCTGTCTTTCTTCTATTACGAAGAATCCTGCGGCCAGTGCACGCCATGCCGTGAAGGAACCAGTTGGCTTTACAAGGTGGTGCATCGCATCGAGAATGGCCAGGGTCGCCCCGGCGACCTCGATCTGCTCGAGAGTGTGACCACGAACATCATGGGCCGCACCATTTGCGCGCTTGGGGATGCCGCTTCGATGCCGGTGCAGAGCTTCATCAAGCATTATCGCGACGAGTTCGCGTACCACATTGAACACAAGAAGTGCCTTGTGCCCGTTGATGTGCAGCGTGCCGGCAGTGGCTTCTTTACGGCAACGGTTTAG
- a CDS encoding NADH-quinone oxidoreductase subunit G, with protein sequence MEIEIDGKVAQVPDGSTIMDAAQQVGAYIPHFCYHKKLSIAANCRMCLVQVEKAPKPLPACATPVTNGMKVFTHSELAVKAQKGVMEFLLINHPLDCPICDQGGECQLQDLAVGYGGSASRFQEDKRVVFHKDVGPLISMQEMARCIHCTRCVRFGQEIAGVMELGMANRNMHSEITTFVGRSVDSELSGNMIDLCPVGALTSRPFRYSARSWELSRRRSISPHDSIGANLTVQVKNNVVMRVLPRDNEDVNECWISDKERFSYEALNSPARLGRPMIRVDGALREVDWNVALDYVSHALKDVVSNSGAASLAGLASPQSTLEELYLLQKLTHGLGSGNVDFRPRRRDFLADGKLGGVPWLGLKLSEIKSLDAALVVGSFLRKDHPLFAQRLRQLAKKGGKVSLLSSSGDDSLINLHAQLTVSPANLPLALAAIVKAAAQLKNEAVPAGLDSIDPCATCQAIARSLLDGEKRAVFLGNAAEQHPQAAQLHVLAAELARLTGATCGFIGEAANSVGGYVAKALPTALNAYEMFAQPRKAYILFGVEPELDCYDPQQAVAALKEAALVVMLTPFGDGAAQDYADVLLPITPFTETSGSFVNTEGRIQSFTGVVRPLGDARPGWKVLRVLGNLLALAGFDQNSSEQVRDEIVPAGTTFVAGLDNRVSGVPLSLMVTAGELQRIADVPIYFADPLARRAAALQKTRDAVAPTARMNAATLARLAVTDGAPVRLRQGNGEAVLTARADETVPAGCVRVAAAHVTTAALGEMFGAINVERA encoded by the coding sequence ATGGAAATCGAAATCGACGGCAAAGTTGCACAGGTACCCGATGGCAGTACCATCATGGATGCTGCACAGCAAGTGGGAGCTTATATCCCGCATTTCTGTTATCACAAGAAGCTCTCGATCGCGGCCAACTGCCGGATGTGTCTGGTGCAGGTCGAAAAGGCGCCGAAGCCCCTGCCTGCCTGTGCGACCCCGGTGACCAACGGCATGAAAGTGTTTACCCATTCCGAACTGGCGGTCAAGGCGCAGAAAGGCGTGATGGAATTCCTGCTGATCAATCACCCGCTCGATTGCCCGATCTGCGATCAGGGTGGCGAGTGCCAGCTTCAGGACCTGGCGGTGGGTTATGGCGGCAGTGCCTCGCGTTTTCAGGAAGACAAGCGAGTCGTTTTCCACAAGGATGTCGGTCCTCTGATCTCGATGCAGGAAATGGCACGCTGCATCCACTGCACTCGCTGCGTTCGCTTCGGGCAGGAAATTGCCGGCGTGATGGAACTCGGCATGGCCAACCGCAACATGCATTCGGAGATCACTACTTTTGTCGGTCGTTCGGTCGATTCCGAGCTTTCCGGCAACATGATCGACCTGTGCCCGGTAGGTGCTCTGACCTCACGGCCGTTCCGCTACTCGGCACGGAGCTGGGAGTTGTCCCGGCGCCGCTCGATCAGCCCGCACGACAGCATTGGTGCCAACCTGACCGTGCAGGTCAAGAACAACGTCGTGATGCGTGTTCTGCCGCGTGACAACGAAGACGTCAACGAGTGCTGGATTTCCGACAAGGAACGTTTTTCCTACGAAGCGCTGAATTCTCCGGCCAGACTTGGCAGGCCAATGATTCGTGTCGACGGTGCGCTTCGCGAAGTCGACTGGAATGTCGCCCTCGATTACGTTTCGCATGCCCTCAAGGATGTCGTCAGCAACAGCGGCGCGGCATCGCTGGCGGGGCTGGCTTCGCCGCAGTCGACGCTCGAAGAACTCTACCTGCTGCAGAAACTGACGCATGGTCTCGGTTCCGGCAACGTCGACTTTCGCCCGCGGCGTCGCGATTTTTTGGCCGACGGTAAACTGGGAGGTGTCCCCTGGCTCGGACTCAAGCTCTCCGAAATCAAGAGCCTCGACGCCGCGTTGGTGGTGGGCAGCTTTCTGCGCAAGGATCATCCGCTGTTCGCCCAGCGCTTGCGTCAGTTGGCCAAGAAAGGGGGCAAGGTCAGCTTGCTCTCGTCCAGTGGCGACGATTCGCTGATCAATCTGCATGCGCAGCTGACCGTTTCTCCCGCTAATCTGCCGCTTGCATTGGCTGCGATCGTCAAGGCAGCCGCACAGTTGAAAAACGAGGCCGTACCTGCCGGACTGGATTCGATCGATCCTTGCGCAACCTGCCAGGCGATTGCCAGGAGTCTGCTCGATGGAGAGAAGCGGGCGGTGTTCCTCGGCAATGCCGCCGAGCAGCATCCACAAGCGGCACAACTGCATGTTCTGGCCGCCGAGCTCGCACGGCTGACAGGGGCTACCTGTGGCTTCATCGGAGAGGCGGCCAACAGTGTGGGTGGATATGTCGCGAAGGCTTTGCCGACAGCGCTCAACGCTTACGAGATGTTCGCTCAACCGCGCAAGGCCTATATCCTGTTTGGTGTTGAGCCAGAACTCGATTGTTATGATCCGCAACAGGCGGTAGCCGCACTCAAGGAAGCCGCGTTAGTCGTCATGTTGACGCCATTCGGCGACGGTGCAGCACAGGACTACGCCGACGTCCTGCTGCCGATCACGCCTTTTACCGAGACTTCTGGGTCCTTCGTAAACACCGAAGGTCGTATCCAGAGTTTCACCGGGGTCGTTCGCCCTCTCGGCGATGCGCGTCCCGGCTGGAAGGTGCTGCGTGTGTTGGGCAATCTGCTGGCGCTAGCTGGTTTCGACCAGAACTCGAGCGAGCAGGTAAGAGACGAAATTGTTCCCGCGGGAACCACCTTTGTTGCCGGCCTCGACAACCGTGTTAGCGGCGTTCCTCTGTCATTGATGGTGACGGCTGGCGAGTTGCAACGCATTGCCGATGTGCCGATCTATTTCGCCGACCCACTTGCTCGCCGTGCTGCGGCACTCCAGAAAACGCGTGATGCGGTGGCTCCGACAGCGCGCATGAATGCCGCAACGCTAGCGAGGCTGGCTGTCACCGACGGGGCTCCAGTACGCCTTCGGCAGGGGAACGGCGAGGCTGTTCTCACCGCCAGGGCCGACGAGACAGTACCGGCGGGCTGTGTTCGTGTCGCGGCAGCGCATGTGACGACAGCAGCGCTGGGTGAAATGTTCGGTGCGATCAACGTGGAGCGTGCATGA
- the nuoH gene encoding NADH-quinone oxidoreductase subunit NuoH — translation MMIDALQGLLQGIFGSVFPLVWVLLKIVLIIAPLLLCVAYLTFWERKVIGWMQVRIGPNRVGPWGLIQPIADGLKLLLKEVVIPTGSDKSVFLLAPMFAFAPALAAWAVVPFNDTLVLANVNASLLYIMSITSIGVYGIILSGWSSNSKYAFLGGMRSAAQMISYEVAMGLALVVVLMVSNSLNLGDIVNGQGRGYFVDRGLGFLSWNWLPLLPMFVVYLTSIVAETNRAPFDLAEGESEIVGFHVEYSGMAFAVFFLAEYANMILVSTLTAILFLGGWLSPVGFLPDGILWLFLKISAVLFVFLWVRATFPRYRYDQIMRLGWKVFIPLCLIWLVVVGTWMMSPLNIWK, via the coding sequence ATGATGATCGATGCGCTGCAGGGATTGTTGCAAGGGATTTTCGGGTCGGTGTTTCCGCTGGTCTGGGTCCTGCTCAAGATCGTTCTGATCATTGCGCCACTGCTGCTCTGCGTTGCCTATCTGACTTTCTGGGAACGCAAGGTGATCGGCTGGATGCAGGTGCGTATCGGCCCGAACCGTGTCGGTCCATGGGGGCTGATTCAGCCGATCGCCGATGGCCTGAAACTGTTGTTGAAAGAGGTCGTCATTCCGACTGGATCGGATAAGAGTGTCTTTCTGCTCGCGCCGATGTTCGCCTTTGCGCCGGCGCTGGCTGCCTGGGCGGTGGTTCCGTTCAACGACACGCTGGTCCTGGCGAACGTCAACGCCAGCCTGCTCTACATCATGTCGATTACCTCGATCGGCGTCTATGGAATCATTCTTTCGGGATGGTCTTCGAATTCGAAATATGCCTTTCTCGGGGGCATGCGCTCCGCAGCCCAGATGATTTCGTACGAAGTTGCCATGGGGCTGGCTCTGGTGGTGGTGTTGATGGTTTCGAACAGTCTCAACCTCGGCGACATTGTGAACGGCCAGGGGCGAGGCTATTTCGTTGATCGGGGGCTGGGATTCCTGTCGTGGAACTGGTTGCCGCTGCTGCCGATGTTTGTCGTTTATCTAACCTCGATCGTCGCCGAAACCAACCGTGCGCCATTCGATCTGGCGGAAGGCGAATCCGAGATCGTTGGCTTCCACGTTGAATATTCCGGAATGGCTTTTGCGGTGTTCTTCCTTGCCGAATATGCCAACATGATCCTGGTGTCGACGCTCACGGCAATCCTGTTTCTCGGCGGCTGGCTGTCGCCGGTGGGCTTCCTGCCGGATGGCATTCTGTGGCTATTCCTGAAGATCTCCGCGGTGCTGTTCGTCTTCCTCTGGGTTCGTGCTACCTTTCCCCGTTATCGCTACGACCAGATCATGCGTCTGGGCTGGAAAGTGTTCATCCCGTTGTGCCTGATATGGCTGGTCGTGGTCGGCACCTGGATGATGTCGCCCTTGAACATCTGGAAGTGA
- the nuoK gene encoding NADH-quinone oxidoreductase subunit NuoK, producing MLTLSHFLILGAILFAISVVGIFLNRKNLIIILMSIELMLLAVNMNFIAFSHYLQDLAGQVFVFFILTVAAAESAIGLAILVVLFRNLKTIHVDDLGSLKG from the coding sequence TTGCTTACACTGTCCCATTTTTTGATCCTGGGCGCGATTCTGTTCGCGATCAGCGTCGTCGGCATCTTTCTCAACCGCAAAAATCTGATCATCATATTAATGTCGATCGAGTTGATGCTGCTGGCAGTGAACATGAATTTCATCGCCTTTTCCCACTATTTGCAGGATCTCGCCGGACAGGTCTTCGTGTTCTTCATCCTGACCGTTGCTGCAGCCGAGTCGGCAATCGGGCTGGCGATTCTCGTGGTGCTGTTCCGCAATCTCAAGACCATCCACGTGGATGATCTGGGCAGCCTGAAGGGTTGA
- a CDS encoding NADH-quinone oxidoreductase subunit J, with protein MEFKTFVFYFLSAILVFAGLRVITARNPVHAALYLVLAFFSASGVWMLLQAEFLAIALVLVYVGAVMVLFLFVVMMLDINLDRLREGFWSYLPLGAIIALLMVTEMALVLGGNYLGLFESSVPQAASDASNVQAVGRLMFTEYMYPFELASVILLVGIVAAVALTQREKRKNKSVDASQQVFVKARDRVRVLQMPAEKRD; from the coding sequence ATGGAATTCAAGACCTTCGTTTTTTACTTTCTTTCGGCGATCCTGGTGTTTGCCGGGTTACGGGTGATTACCGCACGCAACCCGGTGCATGCAGCGCTCTATCTGGTGCTCGCGTTCTTTTCCGCGAGCGGGGTGTGGATGCTGTTGCAGGCTGAGTTTCTGGCGATCGCCTTGGTGCTGGTCTATGTCGGCGCAGTGATGGTGCTCTTCCTGTTTGTGGTCATGATGCTCGACATCAATCTCGATCGCCTGCGTGAAGGATTCTGGAGTTACCTGCCTCTGGGAGCGATCATTGCCTTGCTGATGGTCACTGAAATGGCCCTTGTACTTGGGGGGAATTACCTGGGGCTATTCGAGAGCAGCGTCCCACAAGCGGCCTCTGACGCCAGCAACGTCCAGGCTGTCGGGCGGTTGATGTTCACCGAATATATGTATCCCTTCGAACTGGCGTCGGTCATTCTGCTCGTCGGGATTGTTGCCGCAGTGGCACTGACACAGCGCGAGAAGCGCAAGAACAAGTCGGTCGATGCGTCGCAGCAGGTTTTCGTGAAAGCCCGGGATCGTGTGCGCGTGCTGCAGATGCCCGCGGAAAAGCGCGACTGA